The Pyrenophora tritici-repentis strain M4 chromosome 2, whole genome shotgun sequence genome window below encodes:
- a CDS encoding AAA-10 domain containing protein — MAQNDELFRFQDLLKPDPKFRGNSDIKAAQDELRNAPFVWWPVKTYMDQNGVGPEQYAVMGCEMAEDPDEETTLLDIDEDHEEQQEEPDLVPVLLNTNSPWSAFLCGSQGSGKSHALSCILEGCLMNDPDIGRNSAPLAGIVFHYDRAQGGDVCEAAYLCGKIRTKVLVSASHIGPLTERYEAIAQRCGAKITVEALELHSSHLNTARIKLLMAIGKRGETPLYMSVVKRILREMAINKRGVNDFNYRDFLAGLQNAGLSEMQSGPLEQRLDLLEAFVDIKPRDKTVKIKGKPTVLATKRNKNRTKARVDLFSSDPGSLTIVDLTDPHVDEESVCALFDICLAIFISQTTCGKIIALDEAHNYMGEDNAATANFTERLLKSIREQRHQGARVVIATQEPSINTRLLDLCNVTMVHRCASQAWYDILKQHLAALKGEDHQRVFEKIVRLKTGECLLFCPTAAVGIDERKGKIKRMDTDYCKFLTRRRITADGGKSKLADGSHVE; from the exons ATGGCTCAAAACGATGAGCTCTTTCGCTTTCAGGATCTACTCAAACCCGACCCAAAGTTCAGAGGCAACTCGGACATCAAGGCGGCGCAAGACGAGCTTCGCAATGCACCATTCGTATGGTGGCCGGTGAAGACCTACATGGACCAGAATGGCGTCGGCCCAGAACAGTATGCCGTCATGGGATGTGAGATGGCAGAAGATCCAGACGAGGAGACTACACTCCTGGATATCGATGAAGATCATGAGGAGCAACAAGAAGAACCTGATCTAGTCCCCGTCTTGCTGAACACCAATTCTCCATGGTCGGCATTTCTATGCGGATCGCAAGGCTCTGGGAAATCGCACGCCCTATCGTGCATACTTGAGGGTTGCCTGATGAACGATCCCGACATTGGTAGAAATTCAGCACCACTGGCAGGTATTGTCTTTCACTATGACCGAGCGCAAGGTGGCGACGTTTGCGAAGCAGCTTATCTCTGTGGAAAGATTCGTACAAAGGTGCTCGTCAGTGCAAGCCACATTGGTCCGTTGACGGAGCGCTACGAAGCCATAGCCCAACGTTGTGGTGCGAAGATCACGGTCGAGGCACTAGAGTTGCATAGCTCTCATCTCAACACCGCACGCATCAAACTGTTGATGGCTATTGGAAAACGCGGGGAAACTCCCCTATACATGAGC GTTGTGAAGAGAATCTTGCGCGAGATGGCAATAAACAAACGTGGCGTCAACGACTTCAATTACAGGGATTTCTTGGCCGGACTCCAAAACGCCGGTCTCTCAGAGATGCAGAGTGGTCCTCTGGAACAACGTCTGGATCTTCTCGAAGCCTTCGTGGACATCAAGCCCAGGGACAAGACTGTCAAGATCAAAGGAAAGCCTACGGTCCTCGCGACCAAGCGCAACAAAAACAGAACCAAGGCCCGTGTTGATCTCTTCTCGAGCGACCCCGGCAGTCTAACGATCGTTGACCTCACCGATCCCCATGTGGACGAAGAGTCGGTATGCGCTCTCTTCGACATCTGCCTCGCGATATTCATCTCGCAAACGACTTGCGGCAAGATCATAGCACTGGACGAGGCGCACAACTACATGGGCGAAGATAATGCTGCCACGGCAAACTTCACCGAACGACTTCTGAAGTCTATTCGTGAGCAGAGGCACCAGGGCGCGAGGGTAGTTATCGCTACACAAGAACCCAGCATCAACACGCGGTTGCTTGACCTCTGCAATGTCACCATGGTACATCGCTGTGCAAGCCAGGCCTGGTATGACATACTCAAACAACATCTTGCAGCACTGAAAGGAGAGGATCATCAGAGGGTCTTCGAGAAGATCGTGCGGTTAAAGACGGGTGAATGTCTGTTATTCTGTCCGACAGCAGCAGTCGGAATTGATGAGAGGAAGGGCAAGATCAAGAGGATGGATACGGATTACTGCAAGTTCCTCACGAGGCGTCGGATCACGGCAGATGGAGGAAAGAGCAAGCTTGCGGACGGAAGCCATGTGGAGTAA